CTGGGTAAATTATTTTATTGTTTTTAATATCAAATACTATTCCTGTTAAAACTAAATTACTGCATAAATTTTCTAAAACGAATTCTAAAAGGAAATGTTCATTAGTTAACATTTCTATCTTGCCTATAGATACGGTTGCATTTGAAAAATCAAATTTATCGATCAAAACTACAATAGGTAATGAAAAGTCATTAACTAACTCTAAAGCATCATTTATGGTTTCTACTTTAATTAATTCTTCTTTTTTCTTCAAAATTACAAAATCACAATATGATAAATCTTTATACTTTTGCTTTACGATTTTATAAATCGCGTAGTCTCCGTATCTATTTAAATAATCAGCTAAATTCCTATATTTCATATGTGGCGGAAAGTTTATATTAGGTTGCTCAATAATTGTATATAAAACTACAAATTTCGGAGACAACGAAAATATATCATCTAACGTTTTTACAAAATCATCTTCATCAATGATATGATATAAAACATCAAGACAAACAACTAAATCGGGATTTCTTATATTTAACTTAAATTGTCCAGGAGAATATACTAGAAACTTTTTTGAGTGATCACCCTTAAATTTATTCTTACAAATTTCTATTGCTGTTTGAGAAACATCTAAACCAATATAATTAGTATAATTCATGTAAGAAAGTTGATTGCCATCTCCACATCCAAATTCAACAACTGTATTTATATCATTTTCTTTAATTAAATTATTAATAATTTCTGCTTTAAATTCTGCTAGTTTACCGTACGAGCCCGCTCCCGAATTTCCTCCCGATAAATATCTTTGCTCCCAATATTTCTTATAATCAAATTTTTTTTTAGGTAACACTGCTAATATTTTTTTTATTTCTTCAAGTTGTTTATCTAAAGAATATCTCTTTACAATGTTTCTATATTTTATAGATTCATAATTACCTGAAACAATTTTTTCAACTGCCTCATCTATTGTGTTAAAAATAAATTCTTCTGCATAAAATTCCTTAGCTCCATAAAAATTATGTATTATCGGTTTTATCCCTTTTGCCATCGCTTCCACAATATTATACCCAAAACTCTCATGTATACTAGTTGACAATAAATAATTTTTATCTTCTAACCACTCATCGATATCATCTACCCAACCATAAAATATCACATTGTTTTCAAGCCCCATCTCATTTACCATATATTTCAAGTAGAGCTCCAGAAGCAGCTCTTCAAATTTTCCAGCTATATGAAGTTTGTAATCTTTATTAATTTTTACCAGTCTATCTATGATTTGTAAAGCTAAAACAATATTTTTTCTTGAATTTAAAAGTGCAACCCAGGCAATGTTAAATCCAGGATTCCTCCTTTTATAATCAATATTGTCTATTTTTATCCCATTATATATTACCTCTATTTTGTCCTTAATTTCGTTAAATTTCTCTTTATGATATATTTCTAACACATCTTTCATTGAATTTGCTACTAAAATTAACTTATCAACAACATCCCATTTTATTCTTTCAATCAAATTGGTAAAAGCTTCATATCTATGTAATCTTACAAGCACCTTCTTTTCGATAATAGCTGGATAATTCGTACCCAAAATCGCAGCCTCATCTGCCCACTCAAACCAAACAATATCTGCCCAATTTATCGCTTCATATATCTCTTTATCAGTTTTAACTGTAAATTTTCTTACCCAATAATCTTGCGATAAATTTTCTATTATATCATTTATGAACTTATCACCACCAGCAATGCAAATAAAAGCTAACCTAGTTTTTTTAATGGATGTTTGAATCTTTTCTTTTAATAATTGAAATTTAACTTTTAAATCACTTATCAATTTATCAGGAACATTCTTAAGTGCAAGTTCTATATGTCTTAAAGCTTTCTTAAAATTACCCTCAAACACATACAAATCCGAAAGTATATCGTTTATTTCCCAAGAATTCGGATCTATACTAAAATACAACTCCGCATACTCTTTAACCTTATTCCAATTCTTCATTTGATAGTATATTATCGACAGATTAAAAAGGGCATCAGGATTATTAGGATATTTCTTCATCATCTCTTTCAAAACACTAATTGCTTTGTTTCTCTTATCTAAATTATAATGGGACAAAGCTAACATTAAATAGTCATTCTGCGTAACAGGTGCATTGTTCGAAAAGTAATCAATTATTTCCTCATACTTTCCAGAATTAAACACATCTTGGAGCATAAAAAACACCTCTATATCGTTTATTTTAAATCTCTATTCTCTCTAATATTTTTTTCTATTTCCTCAAAAGCCTTTAATGACAAATCAAAGGCCGCCTTATTTTCGCCTTTTATTTCTTCTATCAGCTCTGTCCTTAAGATTTTTACGCCCTTCGGAGCTTTTATGCCGAGCTTTACCCTCTCCCCGTCCACCTCAATGACGATTATCTCCACCTCATCGCCTATTAAAAGCTTTTCTCCTTTCTTTCTAGAAAGGACGAGCATTTTCAAGTCTCCTTTTTTTGGAAAATCGTGACAGGATGCTTTATCATGTATTCCGGGTTTTCGGCGATGAGCTGGGCTCCTAATCGCTCGAGGGAATTGAGTACTATTGGGCCTTTGAGGTTTACCGTCGTCCTTTCCACTTCCTGAGGGACGCTAAGGACGCAGAGCACCACAGCATCTTCTATTGAATTTAGCTTTAGCTTTTTAAGGTCGCTTTCACAAAGCGAAGGGGCATAATCGGGGAAGAATTTTACGGGGTCTATTACGGGCAGGGCAAAGCCATCTTCATCCACCGACTGAAGCCACTTTATAACATCGCTTCCTGGGTGGTCTATGAGTACGAATCTTTTTAGATCCTCAAAGCCTATTATGCCGTTTGGGAAGTTTATTATCTTTTCTTCCTCCACTTCGACCTCACTGAAAAATTTCGTTTTTATCTTCATTACTTTTTCCTCCGGTTTTTTGGTTTATTCTCCGATATACTTTTTCGCACAATTTTTTAGCTCTCTTAATAAATCCACGTAAAAAGACTTTATCCTGTTGTAAATCGCCCGGGCTTCCTTTTCATCGTAAATATAAGAGGTCTTGTTCCTATCAACCAGCATCTCAATCCACGCTTCTCCATCAGCTATTATCCCTGCCTTGAAACCTTCTTTTATTGTGCTTCTCGGGCTTTTCACTTCAATTCCTTCATATTCGAGGATATCCTTTATGAGCTTCCACGCAAGTTCGAATGTAAACTCGAACCTCTGGAAGACTCCGTCCATGATTATCTCGCTTGGAGGTTCAATATTCACACCTTCTTTCAGCCTCTTTAAGGCATTTACGAAATCTTTAAACCTTTCAATTATCCTTTTTTTCATAAATTAGAACCCCATCTCTAATTATTTTTTCTTTCAACGAATCTTTTTTCAATTTTTCAAAATGGACTACATCAAAGGAGAGTGCAGTATCTATTTCATTTATCTCATCCACCATAAGGTTAAATTCTCTTTCCGATATATCTCTCGAAAAAACGGCCAAATCCACATCCGACGTTTTTTTGAAATCTCCCCTTGCCCTTGAGCCGAAAAGGAGAACTTTTTGCACCGGGTATTTTTCAAAAATACGCCGCAGTTCATTTAGTATCTTTTCGTTAATATGGATACCCTTTCCTTTACTGTCCTGATTATTAGAAAGCATCAAGATACCACCCTAGTATAGCTTACCATATTTATCCAATATTTAAACCCTGACATCGGTATGCTCTCCTATTTTCACGGCGGTTATCTTTATGTAAGGAGGTTTCTCAAGATAAGGCCTTACCCTTGCGTATTCGTAAGATATGTCAACGGGAAAAGGCTTTACGCTCACATCTACGTAGCCCTCCTTCAGGCTTACATCCACCTTTCCTTCGCTGAAGTGAATCTCCGGCGGGGTTTTGGGGATCAAATCCACATTGAAGTCCTTTTCGGGGAATGCGTTTTGCTCCGCAATGTCTGCTATAGAAATCCTTTTCTCGATGGCACCGAGGGCATCGCCTTCCTGCACTATCTTTTCCACTGCCTGCCAGGTTAAATCCTTTGCCTCGTAATACCACTTTGTCGCGAGGGTAGGCATGTCGGCAAGGCCTATTTCGGAAAAAGGGGCTTCAAGGTCTATTTTTTCTATCCTCGGGTGCTCGACCTTAACTTCTAGCTCAGGAGCTTTTTTCTCAAGGTCGAAGCCTCCGGCAATGTCATTTTTTATCTCCATATTCCCTCTTTTATACTCTATGCCGAGCCTTCCGAAAGAAAATTGGACGTCCAGAGCGTAAAGTTGCATCAGATTTCCACCTTCCGCAAACATGGACTAAAATAAGTATTACTGTCTAAAAATCGCAAAGCGAACAATACCTGTTATAAAGCACGAAAGCAATAATAAAACGTAAAGAAACTTTTGAGACAAAAATCGGCCTTAAATTTAGGCCGCCTATAAATAACGCCACTTTTTATATTCGGTGCCAATTATAAAATAACAAATAGCGAAAACACTATGACAAAACCTACCTCAAAAAATCCACCAATGTAGGCTGGATTATCCTCGCGCCCACCGCAAGGGATGCCCTATAGACGTTTTCCTCCATCTTCAGGTCCATTATTACCTGAGCTATATCAATGTCTTCGGTCTTCGAAAGCAGGGCCGTGTAGTCTATTCGGTTGTTTTCTATCCTGGTTTTGGTGGCTTCCAGGCGGTTTATCTTTGCCCCGACTTGGGAACGAAATTTTAAAAGTATATTTATGGCATCGTCCAAACCTGAAAGCCTCGAGGAAAGCGAGGCCGGGTCGTTATTTTGGAGGTCTTTTTCAATGCTCTCCACTACTTCGAATATGCTGCCAAAAACTTCATCGCCGTACAGTGCAACGTCCATGGTGTTAAGCCTTCCCAGGTTGTACGAATTTTTCCTTTCGGCGTAAAGGCTTAAAACTACAGTGCCGTCGCCTTTCAACGGGAAGTTTTTGAAATTGAGGAAGAAATTCCGAGAGGCATCCGGATTCCCGAGGTCATCCACCCCGGATATTTCCTGTCCATCTTCGTCGACGTTGACTCCTGAAGCCCTTGCAATTGTATTCTCACCCTCATCTTTTATTTCAATATCTGCAGTCATATTTGTATCGTCGAAGTTCGAAATTATTATCGTATACTTACCAAAACCGATACTTTCTCCCAGCTTTGCCACATCCACCGACGCCGCTTTAAAGCCGGTTTGCCCGCTTCCTCCTTGGCCAGTGTCGGACAGCACTTCCACCTTAGTGAGGTATGAGAAAGCCGGATTTGCAACTATCTTTCCGCTTGCATCGTAGGAAAAAGGCCTGATGTCGGTCCGGTATCCGCCAAAGAGGTACTTGTTATTATAAGATGCGTTGGCTTCCTGCAATATCTGCTCCTTGAGCTGGGTTATCTCATCTAGAATGGCTTTTCTATCGCTTTCCGTCAGGGTACCGTTGGCACCGTACACAACCAGCTCCCTTATCCTCTGGAGGATTTCGCCTGTATTCTGCAGGGCCGTTTCGGTATTCTGAAGCCACGTTACAGCATCGTCCACGTTCTTGGCATACTGGTCTATAGAAAGGAGGGTATTCCTGAGGCGCATGGCAAGCACTGCAGAAACAGGGTCGTCGGAAGGAAGCCTCACCCTCTTTCCGGAGGAAAGCTGGTCCTGCTTTTCGCCTAGCCTTCTCAAGTTGTTCGAAAGGTTCCTCATGAAGGCTTCAGCGAGCATATTCTGGGTTATCCTCATCTACTCATCCCTACCTTCCTACTACTCCCATGCGGTTTATGATGATTTCCAGCATCTCGTCCAGGGCCGTCACCATCCTCGCGGCGGCGTTATATGC
The Caldanaerovirga acetigignens genome window above contains:
- a CDS encoding nucleotidyltransferase substrate binding protein, coding for MKKRIIERFKDFVNALKRLKEGVNIEPPSEIIMDGVFQRFEFTFELAWKLIKDILEYEGIEVKSPRSTIKEGFKAGIIADGEAWIEMLVDRNKTSYIYDEKEARAIYNRIKSFYVDLLRELKNCAKKYIGE
- a CDS encoding DUF6470 family protein; the encoded protein is MQLYALDVQFSFGRLGIEYKRGNMEIKNDIAGGFDLEKKAPELEVKVEHPRIEKIDLEAPFSEIGLADMPTLATKWYYEAKDLTWQAVEKIVQEGDALGAIEKRISIADIAEQNAFPEKDFNVDLIPKTPPEIHFSEGKVDVSLKEGYVDVSVKPFPVDISYEYARVRPYLEKPPYIKITAVKIGEHTDVRV
- a CDS encoding methyltransferase domain-containing protein; translation: MLQDVFNSGKYEEIIDYFSNNAPVTQNDYLMLALSHYNLDKRNKAISVLKEMMKKYPNNPDALFNLSIIYYQMKNWNKVKEYAELYFSIDPNSWEINDILSDLYVFEGNFKKALRHIELALKNVPDKLISDLKVKFQLLKEKIQTSIKKTRLAFICIAGGDKFINDIIENLSQDYWVRKFTVKTDKEIYEAINWADIVWFEWADEAAILGTNYPAIIEKKVLVRLHRYEAFTNLIERIKWDVVDKLILVANSMKDVLEIYHKEKFNEIKDKIEVIYNGIKIDNIDYKRRNPGFNIAWVALLNSRKNIVLALQIIDRLVKINKDYKLHIAGKFEELLLELYLKYMVNEMGLENNVIFYGWVDDIDEWLEDKNYLLSTSIHESFGYNIVEAMAKGIKPIIHNFYGAKEFYAEEFIFNTIDEAVEKIVSGNYESIKYRNIVKRYSLDKQLEEIKKILAVLPKKKFDYKKYWEQRYLSGGNSGAGSYGKLAEFKAEIINNLIKENDINTVVEFGCGDGNQLSYMNYTNYIGLDVSQTAIEICKNKFKGDHSKKFLVYSPGQFKLNIRNPDLVVCLDVLYHIIDEDDFVKTLDDIFSLSPKFVVLYTIIEQPNINFPPHMKYRNLADYLNRYGDYAIYKIVKQKYKDLSYCDFVILKKKEELIKVETINDALELVNDFSLPIVVLIDKFDFSNATVSIGKIEMLTNEHFLLEFVLENLCSNLVLTGIVFDIKNNKIIYPEYIWKSERLYEIDSIVKKIIAKEMKNVKNSFIYGFVYNERIMKDIETKELTYNWERGIPGTRFMSFLGFLNVILRYKLVGMFARKTHHILDAGCGFGYGAAYLSGLCDKVDALDIASDSIEFGMKAYNIDNIAWVNGDVTELPYDDQTFDIYVSYETLEHIKLELVEKYINEAYRVLVPNGKFVISTPNRVNRKNINNPFHVKEYDVFEFDNILRKYFKNIDYYSIDGNSLVCGISNTSKVMITIAHKS
- the fliW gene encoding flagellar assembly protein FliW yields the protein MKIKTKFFSEVEVEEEKIINFPNGIIGFEDLKRFVLIDHPGSDVIKWLQSVDEDGFALPVIDPVKFFPDYAPSLCESDLKKLKLNSIEDAVVLCVLSVPQEVERTTVNLKGPIVLNSLERLGAQLIAENPEYMIKHPVTIFQKKET
- the csrA gene encoding carbon storage regulator CsrA, encoding MLVLSRKKGEKLLIGDEVEIIVIEVDGERVKLGIKAPKGVKILRTELIEEIKGENKAAFDLSLKAFEEIEKNIRENRDLK
- the flgL gene encoding flagellar hook-associated protein FlgL, producing MRITQNMLAEAFMRNLSNNLRRLGEKQDQLSSGKRVRLPSDDPVSAVLAMRLRNTLLSIDQYAKNVDDAVTWLQNTETALQNTGEILQRIRELVVYGANGTLTESDRKAILDEITQLKEQILQEANASYNNKYLFGGYRTDIRPFSYDASGKIVANPAFSYLTKVEVLSDTGQGGSGQTGFKAASVDVAKLGESIGFGKYTIIISNFDDTNMTADIEIKDEGENTIARASGVNVDEDGQEISGVDDLGNPDASRNFFLNFKNFPLKGDGTVVLSLYAERKNSYNLGRLNTMDVALYGDEVFGSIFEVVESIEKDLQNNDPASLSSRLSGLDDAINILLKFRSQVGAKINRLEATKTRIENNRIDYTALLSKTEDIDIAQVIMDLKMEENVYRASLAVGARIIQPTLVDFLR
- a CDS encoding nucleotidyltransferase family protein, with product MLSNNQDSKGKGIHINEKILNELRRIFEKYPVQKVLLFGSRARGDFKKTSDVDLAVFSRDISEREFNLMVDEINEIDTALSFDVVHFEKLKKDSLKEKIIRDGVLIYEKKDN